The Nitrogeniibacter aestuarii genome has a window encoding:
- a CDS encoding very short patch repair endonuclease has product MADVVDKATRSRMMSGIRGKDTKPELLVRQFLHSEGFRFRLHDKNLPGKPDLVLPKWRTVVLVHGCFWHMHNCKYFKLPSTRTEFWRAKLDSNRKRDELVRNQLQALGWRVVVVHECQLRDDPQTALRTTEAAIRGDVPIL; this is encoded by the coding sequence ATGGCTGACGTAGTCGACAAGGCCACCCGAAGCCGGATGATGTCTGGCATTCGCGGAAAGGATACAAAGCCCGAATTGCTGGTTCGTCAATTCCTTCACAGCGAAGGCTTTCGCTTTCGGCTTCACGACAAAAATCTTCCGGGGAAACCCGATCTCGTGCTGCCAAAATGGAGAACTGTGGTACTTGTGCATGGCTGCTTTTGGCACATGCACAACTGCAAATACTTCAAACTACCCAGCACGCGGACAGAATTTTGGCGCGCGAAACTAGATAGCAATAGAAAAAGAGATGAACTCGTTAGAAATCAGCTACAAGCATTGGGATGGCGGGTAGTCGTGGTTCATGAGTGCCAGCTTCGTGACGATCCTCAGACGGCACTGCGCACTACTGAGGCCGCCATCAGGGGAGACGTCCCGATTTTGTAA
- the dcm gene encoding DNA (cytosine-5-)-methyltransferase yields the protein MSATVLTTAHDTDSAYNYLAQALKHYSQAEISRRIGKDPRTVRRWVEACSVPAQYALSLQQMLPFGGPVEEGAFRFIDLFAGVGGIRAAFEGIGGTCVFTSEWDSYAQKTYAENYRDAHPLNGDITQIEAADVPDHDVLLAGFPCQPFSIAGVSKKNALGRAHGFSCETQGTLFFDICRIIEEKKPRAFLLENVKNLMSHDKGRTWDVIKRSLIDLGYDISPRVVDGAHFVPQHRERILIVGFRKDLGVSFDWDELPLPPKGQRTMKDILHRADGSEPFLEWDGDRFFDHENRSVQSKYTLTPKLWTYLQDYAEKHRAKGNGFGFGLTFPNSVARTLSARYYKDGSEILVYQGEGKNPRRLTPRECARLMGFPDTFRIPVSDTRAYKQFGNSVVVDVMHHVAKLMQPRLEAETLEPELPLRYSVA from the coding sequence ATGTCCGCCACAGTGCTCACGACCGCTCACGACACCGATTCGGCTTACAACTACCTCGCTCAGGCGCTCAAACACTACAGCCAGGCCGAGATTTCACGTCGCATCGGCAAAGACCCACGCACGGTTCGACGCTGGGTCGAGGCATGTTCTGTACCCGCTCAATATGCATTGAGCCTTCAGCAGATGCTCCCGTTTGGCGGGCCTGTTGAGGAAGGAGCGTTCAGGTTCATCGACCTGTTTGCCGGCGTCGGGGGCATTCGTGCCGCCTTTGAAGGCATTGGCGGCACCTGCGTGTTTACCAGCGAGTGGGACAGTTACGCCCAGAAGACATACGCCGAAAACTATCGGGACGCCCACCCGCTCAATGGCGACATCACCCAGATCGAAGCCGCCGACGTACCTGACCATGATGTCCTGCTCGCGGGCTTTCCCTGCCAGCCGTTCAGTATTGCGGGCGTCTCCAAGAAGAATGCACTGGGTCGCGCCCACGGCTTTTCATGTGAAACACAAGGCACGCTTTTCTTCGACATCTGCCGGATCATTGAAGAAAAGAAGCCGCGCGCATTCCTGCTCGAGAACGTCAAGAACCTCATGTCGCACGACAAGGGGCGTACATGGGATGTGATCAAGCGCTCCTTGATCGACCTTGGCTACGACATTTCCCCACGCGTTGTCGATGGCGCCCACTTTGTGCCCCAGCACCGCGAACGTATCCTGATCGTCGGCTTCCGCAAGGATCTCGGTGTCAGCTTCGATTGGGACGAGTTGCCCCTGCCACCGAAAGGCCAGCGAACGATGAAGGACATCCTTCATCGAGCCGACGGTTCCGAACCGTTCCTGGAATGGGATGGCGATCGATTCTTCGACCATGAAAACCGATCGGTTCAGAGCAAATACACCCTGACACCCAAGCTATGGACCTACCTGCAAGACTACGCCGAGAAACATCGCGCAAAGGGCAACGGCTTCGGTTTCGGGCTGACGTTCCCGAACAGTGTGGCGCGTACGCTGTCGGCCCGGTATTACAAAGACGGTTCCGAGATTCTGGTGTATCAGGGCGAAGGCAAAAACCCAAGACGCCTGACGCCGCGCGAGTGCGCTCGCCTCATGGGTTTCCCGGATACGTTCCGTATTCCCGTATCTGACACGCGTGCATACAAGCAGTTCGGAAATTCAGTGGTTGTCGACGTCATGCATCATGTCGCCAAACTCATGCAACCCAGACTGGAAGCTGAAACGCTCGAACCTGAACTGCCACTCCGCTACTCGGTTGCCTGA
- a CDS encoding DM9 repeat-containing protein has product MDHRPRNAVPYGYETDGDPLYVSRARINNGVHPGKLLKSGKCAVVHGGAEEYFDRYEVLVSVVRPAKSAADRVGDSMFVPAK; this is encoded by the coding sequence ATGGATCACCGCCCCCGCAACGCCGTGCCCTACGGCTACGAAACAGACGGCGACCCGCTCTACGTGAGCCGCGCCCGCATCAACAACGGCGTCCACCCCGGCAAGCTGCTCAAAAGCGGCAAATGCGCCGTCGTGCATGGGGGTGCGGAGGAGTATTTTGATCGGTATGAGGTGCTGGTGAGTGTAGTGCGGCCGGCGAAGTCGGCGGCGGATCGGGTGGGGGATTCGATGTTTGTGCCGGCGAAATAA
- a CDS encoding nucleotidyl transferase AbiEii/AbiGii toxin family protein, producing the protein MDFSNRTELAFLSELVATFKEGAGDTPFFLAGATARDLLLHTAHDIDPGRKTQDGDIALMVPDWPTFTAIRERLINSDRFAEVPRVAHRLVFNGSLPIDLIPFGPVERDYRSIAWPPGGETVMSVFGFAEAMANTVEAVLPNGQRIQVVTLAALAVLKLLAWQERRHEHPGKDAHDLHAILTHYLDAGQRDRLYTDAAHLLDAADFDYTLAGAWLLGQDMTRVLSRQDHALIADLLEAETDPNGRARLAGDMPGNAETSFELIQHLARGFINNTGP; encoded by the coding sequence ATGGACTTTTCGAACAGGACTGAACTCGCGTTTCTGTCCGAACTCGTTGCCACATTCAAAGAAGGCGCGGGAGACACCCCCTTCTTTCTTGCCGGCGCAACGGCGCGCGATCTGCTGCTTCACACTGCTCACGACATCGACCCCGGTCGAAAGACGCAGGATGGGGACATTGCCTTGATGGTGCCCGACTGGCCCACCTTCACCGCCATTCGGGAACGCTTGATCAACAGTGACCGGTTTGCTGAAGTGCCCCGGGTCGCGCACCGGCTTGTCTTCAACGGCAGCCTCCCGATCGATCTCATCCCCTTCGGCCCCGTCGAACGGGATTATCGATCCATCGCCTGGCCACCCGGCGGCGAAACCGTCATGAGCGTATTCGGCTTCGCAGAAGCCATGGCCAACACCGTTGAAGCCGTTTTGCCAAACGGACAGCGCATTCAAGTGGTCACGCTGGCGGCCCTCGCCGTGCTCAAGCTCCTTGCCTGGCAGGAACGGCGACATGAACACCCGGGAAAAGACGCCCACGACCTGCACGCAATTCTGACCCACTACCTGGACGCCGGGCAGCGTGATCGGCTGTACACCGATGCAGCGCACCTGCTCGACGCGGCCGACTTCGACTACACACTGGCCGGGGCCTGGCTGTTGGGACAAGACATGACCCGGGTGCTATCCAGACAAGATCACGCACTAATCGCAGACCTGCTCGAAGCGGAAACCGACCCAAACGGAAGGGCACGACTCGCAGGGGACATGCCGGGAAACGCCGAAACGTCTTTCGAACTCATTCAGCATCTGGCGCGCGGCTTCATCAATAACACGGGTCCTTGA
- a CDS encoding type IV toxin-antitoxin system AbiEi family antitoxin, with product MDTTAAADLIQDAIAAAHGMGVNLRLEALEAPTADTVGDARLQWRIGDETLPLLAEVKRGLRPAMLGTVINQMARLGENALLITDYATPQLADQLREHGVNFIDGAGNAYLNRPPILVWIKGMRPTEKPTAPNAGRAFQATGLQVVFALLCEPEWVNRPYRDIAKLAGVAHGTVGNVMEDLTDAGYVFELGRANRRLRNMARLADTWTEAYARTLRPKLLLGQYRAPNRDWWQTLDATRYNAQLGGEAAAAKLDAYLTPGIVTLYADEVPNRLLVDQQLRKDPTGTVELRKRFWHFETTTTTPDLVPPLLIYADLLATGDGRCFEAANRIRERELHGLFEQD from the coding sequence ATGGACACAACCGCAGCCGCCGATCTCATTCAAGACGCCATCGCCGCCGCACACGGCATGGGGGTCAACCTCCGCCTGGAGGCATTGGAGGCGCCCACTGCCGACACCGTGGGCGACGCGCGTCTTCAATGGCGCATCGGTGACGAAACCCTACCGCTGCTTGCCGAGGTCAAACGCGGCCTTCGCCCCGCCATGCTGGGCACGGTCATCAACCAAATGGCGCGTCTAGGGGAGAACGCCCTGCTCATCACAGACTACGCGACGCCCCAATTAGCTGATCAACTGCGCGAACACGGTGTGAATTTCATCGACGGCGCCGGCAATGCCTACCTCAACCGGCCGCCAATCCTCGTGTGGATCAAGGGCATGCGCCCCACCGAAAAGCCGACTGCCCCCAACGCTGGGCGCGCATTCCAGGCCACCGGGCTGCAAGTGGTGTTCGCCCTGCTGTGTGAGCCCGAATGGGTCAACCGTCCCTACCGTGACATCGCCAAACTCGCCGGCGTCGCCCATGGCACCGTGGGTAACGTCATGGAAGACCTCACCGACGCCGGCTACGTATTCGAACTGGGCCGTGCCAATCGACGGCTCCGCAACATGGCGCGCCTCGCCGACACCTGGACCGAAGCCTACGCGCGCACTCTGCGCCCCAAACTGCTCCTCGGCCAATATCGAGCGCCCAACCGCGACTGGTGGCAAACCCTCGACGCCACCCGCTACAACGCACAACTTGGCGGCGAGGCCGCGGCAGCCAAACTGGACGCCTACCTGACCCCCGGCATCGTCACGCTCTACGCCGACGAAGTCCCCAACCGATTGCTGGTGGACCAACAGCTCCGCAAGGACCCCACGGGCACGGTCGAGCTGCGAAAACGCTTCTGGCACTTCGAAACCACGACGACCACGCCCGACCTGGTCCCCCCGCTGCTGATCTACGCCGACCTGCTGGCCACCGGCGATGGTCGGTGTTTCGAAGCGGCAAACCGAATTCGGGAACGAGAGCTCCATGGACTTTTCGAACAGGACTGA
- a CDS encoding DM9 repeat-containing protein, with protein MNTITQTTRTLRLALALSAVLSLSACVVPVQTVRHDPQPRVNTLKFVKASGGHVPRGALQAGADRKGEALYVCSVRYNGATHLGKVRKGIGGCHIGFGGKEKGFSSYKVGLGYGNWANGKKGAIPYGAVAYGRESGQPLYVCRAMHRKGLKVMWQPGKVGPSTGGTCNFGYGGKEYRAKAYQVLMP; from the coding sequence ATGAACACCATCACTCAAACCACTCGCACCCTCCGCCTCGCCCTGGCCCTGAGTGCTGTGCTTTCCCTCAGTGCCTGCGTGGTGCCGGTGCAGACGGTGCGTCATGATCCGCAGCCCCGGGTTAATACCCTCAAGTTCGTGAAGGCGTCGGGGGGGCATGTGCCGCGCGGTGCCCTTCAGGCGGGGGCCGATCGCAAGGGTGAGGCGCTGTATGTGTGTTCGGTGCGCTACAACGGCGCGACCCATCTGGGCAAGGTGCGCAAGGGTATCGGGGGCTGCCACATCGGCTTTGGAGGCAAGGAGAAGGGCTTTTCGTCCTACAAGGTCGGGCTGGGCTACGGCAACTGGGCCAATGGCAAGAAAGGCGCCATTCCCTACGGTGCGGTGGCCTACGGTCGTGAAAGCGGGCAGCCGCTCTATGTGTGCCGTGCCATGCATCGCAAAGGGCTCAAGGTGATGTGGCAGCCGGGCAAGGTCGGGCCTTCCACCGGTGGTACGTGCAACTTCGGCTACGGTGGCAAGGAGTATCGTGCCAAGGCGTATCAGGTGCTGATGCCCTGA
- a CDS encoding aminotransferase class V-fold PLP-dependent enzyme encodes MSPAPAIDLSFVRHCFPAFAEPAMIGTAFLENAGGSYVCQAVIQRLDTYYRRLKVQPYGAYPASREAGEWMDAAYTRLAPYLGVPESWLNFGPSTSQNTYVLAQAFRRLLQPGDEIVVTNQDHEANSGVWRRLAADGMVIREWQVDPHTGLLDPDDLSPLLGPRTRLVCIPHCSNIVANINPVASIAEMAHAAGALCLVDGVSFAGHGFPNVSALDADIYLFSLYKTFGPHQGLMIMRPILRETLGNEAHYFNADQPRKYLVPAGPDHAQVAAAAGIADYFEALDIHHHPGADPAGRPARVRALFHDAEHTLLTHLLDGLHARRGLRLLGPPTAAGRAATVAVVPDTMTPARLAAALGEHGVMVGSGHFYAVRLLEAMGIDPARGVLRISMVHYNSLADVDQLLAALDAVLG; translated from the coding sequence ATGTCGCCCGCCCCCGCGATCGATCTGTCGTTCGTTCGCCACTGTTTTCCCGCCTTCGCCGAGCCGGCCATGATCGGCACGGCGTTTCTTGAAAACGCGGGCGGCTCTTACGTCTGCCAGGCCGTCATCCAGCGGCTCGACACCTATTACCGGCGGCTCAAGGTGCAGCCCTATGGCGCCTACCCGGCCTCCCGCGAGGCGGGCGAATGGATGGACGCGGCCTACACCCGGCTCGCGCCTTATCTGGGCGTACCTGAAAGCTGGCTCAATTTCGGCCCCTCGACCTCGCAGAACACCTACGTGCTGGCACAGGCATTCCGGCGTCTGCTCCAGCCGGGGGACGAAATCGTGGTCACCAATCAGGACCATGAAGCCAACAGCGGCGTGTGGCGCCGGCTGGCGGCCGACGGCATGGTGATTCGCGAATGGCAGGTCGATCCGCACACCGGGCTTCTCGACCCGGACGATCTATCCCCCCTGCTCGGGCCGCGCACCCGGCTGGTGTGCATCCCTCACTGCTCCAACATCGTCGCCAACATCAATCCGGTCGCAAGCATTGCCGAAATGGCGCATGCCGCTGGCGCGCTCTGCCTGGTCGATGGGGTCTCGTTCGCCGGGCACGGTTTCCCCAATGTTTCAGCGCTGGACGCCGACATCTACCTGTTCTCGCTCTACAAGACCTTCGGACCGCACCAGGGGCTGATGATCATGCGGCCCATCCTGCGCGAGACGCTGGGCAATGAAGCCCATTACTTCAATGCCGACCAGCCGCGTAAATATCTCGTCCCGGCCGGACCGGACCATGCCCAGGTGGCCGCTGCAGCCGGCATTGCCGACTACTTCGAGGCGCTCGACATCCATCACCATCCGGGCGCCGATCCGGCAGGACGCCCGGCGCGCGTCCGCGCCCTGTTTCATGACGCCGAGCACACCCTGCTGACCCACCTGCTCGACGGCCTGCACGCGCGCCGCGGCCTGCGTCTGCTCGGCCCGCCCACCGCCGCCGGGCGTGCCGCCACCGTCGCCGTGGTACCCGACACCATGACCCCGGCCCGTCTGGCCGCGGCGCTGGGCGAACACGGCGTGATGGTGGGCAGCGGCCACTTCTACGCCGTGCGACTGCTCGAGGCGATGGGCATCGATCCGGCGCGCGGCGTGCTGCGGATCTCGATGGTCCACTACAACAGCCTGGCCGATGTGGATCAGCTGCTCGCTGCACTGGACGCAGTGCTGGGCTGA
- a CDS encoding PAS domain S-box protein: protein MFDLDRFFVGNTDPSLFASGTYSPSLVLLSLLIASVASGLALQIAGTARRGTTPMQRHLATAIGALALGGGVWSMHFMGMLAFDLCTPVDYDTVTTVLSMVPSLGASWIALRLLARDRLERHQLLLGGVLVGAGIGAMHYTGMAAMQMSPALRYDPLWFAVSILVAISLSVLALWIRFGLERFQGRRSAMLCLVASALVMGLAIAGMHYTGMTAARFVVPADFVPDTDLPPSDFLVEAVSLFVIGLTLLAAAFNALLRYMHLYRTAQDSQFQLQAIVDTAVDGIVIMDEEGVIEAFNQSAEAIFGWQAEEVIGRKVEVLLAERLAGDRQGHLAAYLRARHPEIVGKGREVMARDRNGRTFPIRLAIGEVTLPDRSLFVGFISDISVRQAIEQSLREREEQYSSLIRNMPGVSFRCRIDDDWSMVFISDAVEAMTGWPPEAFIAKTVNFGDIIHPDDTARASDAVDLALAARRPYQVEYRIIRQDGQERWVQDSGGFVYDDAGQARWIDGVIVDITETQLRNAEYAAQVAAIDRVQAVVHFDLAGHVIDANDIFLDIMGYTLDEVVGQSFRLFRFEDEAGIDEDHDELWQKVTAGEPVTGEFRRRARDGSTVWIQASYNPVLNADGRPFKVVKFATDLTQRKVMEAALVEARDKAEQAAAARATFVANMSHEIRTPMNSIIGFSDLLINSPMDATQRRHMETIRNSARSLLGLINDVLDTAKLDRGAIELEHIDFSLRDIVHQISASLGLSAENKGLGLSVDYPAELPTFFKGDPMRLQQVLNNLVGNAIKFTAEGRVAIIVRYEDGRLRIAVRDTGIGIPASRLEAIFDPFSQADASMSRRFGGTGLGTTIARQFVELMGGQLRVDSREGEGSTFTVEVPLEPGKAVVLDPVEMGRQLPPLRILVADDIPQNIELMQIVLSRSGHSVAAARDGEEAVQAVARSRFDVVLMDVQMPLVDGLEATRRIRAWEQLQGLPPVPIVALSASVQRQDQEAAREAGMNGFASKPLELQRLLMEIARVTGLETQVAAPQAVPDGVDVGAPLIDWARGIRFWGDASALSQAIRRFCDDNRHACVQLERQLACDNLDGARQSAHRLQGAAGNLALSRLHALGHALESVLKQDATDASEAREQARALAHALTEAFAATVAELTAHGHLKPDPAPARSDGETDWDAVARHVDALADALQRGEIADDALAGIADALGASNGQTRLSAVQAALDDFDFDRAISLLGALRELVDREQGCQTS, encoded by the coding sequence ATGTTCGACCTCGACCGATTCTTCGTCGGCAACACCGACCCCAGTCTCTTTGCCAGCGGCACTTACAGCCCTTCGCTGGTCCTCCTGTCCTTGCTGATCGCCAGCGTGGCCTCGGGGCTCGCCTTGCAGATCGCCGGCACGGCGCGGCGTGGCACGACCCCCATGCAGCGTCATCTGGCAACGGCCATTGGTGCGCTGGCCCTCGGCGGGGGGGTGTGGTCGATGCACTTCATGGGCATGCTGGCCTTCGACCTGTGCACGCCGGTCGACTACGACACCGTGACCACGGTGCTATCGATGGTGCCCAGCCTGGGTGCCTCCTGGATCGCATTGCGCCTGCTCGCGCGCGATCGGCTCGAACGGCACCAGTTACTGCTGGGCGGCGTGCTCGTGGGCGCCGGCATCGGGGCCATGCATTACACCGGGATGGCCGCCATGCAGATGTCGCCGGCCTTGCGCTACGACCCCTTATGGTTTGCGGTGTCGATTCTGGTGGCGATCAGCCTGTCGGTTCTGGCGCTGTGGATCCGCTTCGGGCTGGAGCGGTTTCAGGGCCGACGCAGCGCGATGCTGTGTCTGGTGGCCAGTGCGCTGGTCATGGGGCTTGCGATTGCCGGCATGCATTACACGGGCATGACGGCGGCGCGCTTTGTCGTGCCGGCGGATTTCGTGCCGGACACCGATCTGCCGCCCAGTGATTTTCTGGTCGAGGCGGTGTCCTTGTTCGTGATCGGTCTGACCCTGCTGGCTGCGGCCTTCAATGCCCTGTTGCGCTACATGCACCTGTATCGCACCGCGCAGGACAGCCAGTTCCAACTGCAGGCCATCGTGGATACGGCGGTGGACGGTATCGTGATCATGGACGAAGAGGGCGTAATCGAGGCCTTCAACCAGTCTGCCGAGGCGATCTTCGGCTGGCAGGCTGAGGAAGTCATCGGGCGCAAGGTGGAGGTTTTGCTCGCCGAGCGTCTTGCGGGCGATCGCCAGGGTCATCTGGCCGCCTATCTGCGGGCGCGGCATCCGGAAATCGTCGGCAAGGGGCGCGAGGTGATGGCGCGCGACCGCAACGGGCGGACCTTCCCGATCCGCCTGGCCATTGGCGAGGTCACCCTGCCAGACCGCTCCCTGTTTGTCGGCTTCATCTCCGACATCAGTGTGCGCCAGGCCATCGAGCAGTCGCTGCGCGAGCGCGAGGAGCAGTACAGCTCGCTCATCCGCAACATGCCCGGAGTGTCGTTCCGGTGTCGCATTGATGACGACTGGAGCATGGTCTTCATCAGCGATGCGGTCGAAGCGATGACCGGCTGGCCGCCTGAGGCGTTCATTGCGAAAACGGTGAACTTCGGCGACATCATCCATCCGGACGACACGGCCCGGGCCAGCGACGCGGTGGACCTGGCCCTGGCTGCGCGACGCCCCTATCAGGTGGAGTACCGCATCATCCGGCAGGACGGTCAGGAACGCTGGGTGCAGGACAGCGGCGGATTCGTCTACGACGACGCTGGGCAGGCCCGGTGGATCGACGGGGTGATCGTGGACATCACGGAAACCCAGCTGCGCAACGCCGAGTACGCGGCGCAGGTGGCGGCCATCGACCGTGTGCAGGCGGTGGTGCATTTCGATCTGGCCGGCCATGTGATCGACGCCAACGACATCTTCCTCGACATCATGGGCTACACGCTCGACGAGGTGGTCGGTCAGAGCTTCCGCCTGTTCCGCTTTGAGGACGAGGCCGGCATCGACGAAGACCATGACGAGCTGTGGCAGAAGGTGACGGCCGGTGAGCCGGTCACCGGCGAATTCCGCCGTCGGGCCAGGGACGGCAGCACGGTATGGATCCAGGCCTCTTACAACCCGGTGCTCAATGCCGATGGCCGGCCGTTCAAGGTGGTCAAGTTCGCCACCGACCTGACCCAGCGCAAGGTCATGGAAGCGGCGCTGGTCGAGGCCAGGGACAAGGCCGAGCAGGCGGCAGCGGCGCGCGCCACCTTCGTGGCCAACATGAGCCACGAGATCCGCACCCCGATGAACTCGATCATCGGCTTCTCGGACCTGCTCATCAATTCGCCCATGGACGCCACGCAGCGCCGGCATATGGAGACGATTCGCAACTCAGCGCGCTCGCTGCTGGGCCTCATCAACGATGTGCTCGACACCGCCAAGCTCGACCGCGGCGCGATCGAGCTGGAACACATCGATTTCTCCCTGCGCGACATCGTGCACCAGATCTCGGCCTCGCTCGGCCTGAGCGCCGAAAACAAGGGGCTGGGCCTGAGCGTGGATTACCCGGCCGAGCTGCCTACCTTCTTCAAGGGCGACCCCATGCGCCTGCAGCAGGTGCTCAACAATCTGGTGGGCAACGCCATCAAGTTCACCGCCGAAGGCCGTGTGGCGATCATCGTTCGGTATGAGGACGGTCGCCTGCGCATCGCCGTGCGCGACACCGGCATCGGCATTCCGGCGAGCCGGCTCGAAGCCATCTTCGACCCGTTCTCCCAGGCCGACGCCAGCATGAGCCGCCGCTTCGGGGGCACCGGCCTGGGCACCACCATTGCCCGCCAGTTCGTGGAGCTGATGGGCGGGCAGCTGCGCGTGGACAGCCGCGAGGGCGAGGGCAGTACCTTCACGGTGGAGGTGCCGCTCGAACCGGGCAAGGCCGTGGTGCTCGACCCGGTCGAGATGGGGCGCCAGTTGCCCCCGCTGCGCATTCTCGTGGCCGACGACATCCCCCAGAACATCGAGTTGATGCAGATCGTTCTGAGCCGCAGTGGTCACAGTGTGGCGGCCGCCCGCGACGGCGAGGAGGCCGTACAGGCGGTTGCCCGGAGTCGATTCGACGTGGTGCTGATGGACGTCCAGATGCCGCTGGTGGACGGTCTCGAAGCCACCCGACGGATTCGGGCCTGGGAGCAACTGCAGGGCTTGCCGCCGGTGCCCATCGTCGCCCTCAGCGCGAGTGTGCAGCGGCAGGACCAGGAAGCCGCCCGCGAGGCCGGCATGAACGGATTCGCCAGCAAACCGCTGGAGCTGCAGCGCTTGCTGATGGAAATCGCCCGCGTCACCGGGCTGGAAACCCAGGTCGCGGCGCCGCAGGCCGTGCCCGACGGGGTGGATGTGGGCGCGCCGCTGATCGACTGGGCGCGCGGCATCCGCTTCTGGGGCGACGCCAGTGCCCTGAGCCAGGCCATCCGCCGCTTCTGCGACGACAACCGCCACGCCTGTGTGCAGCTCGAGCGTCAGCTCGCCTGCGACAACCTGGACGGTGCCCGCCAGAGCGCCCACCGTTTGCAGGGCGCGGCCGGCAATCTGGCGCTCAGCCGGCTCCACGCACTGGGGCACGCGCTCGAATCGGTGCTCAAGCAAGATGCGACCGATGCCAGTGAGGCGCGCGAGCAGGCCAGGGCGCTGGCCCATGCGCTGACCGAAGCCTTTGCCGCCACTGTGGCGGAACTGACGGCGCACGGCCACCTCAAGCCTGACCCGGCGCCCGCCCGTTCGGACGGCGAGACGGACTGGGATGCGGTCGCCCGGCATGTGGACGCGCTCGCCGATGCCCTGCAGCGTGGTGAGATCGCCGACGACGCGCTGGCCGGTATTGCCGATGCGCTCGGCGCTTCCAACGGCCAGACGCGCCTCAGTGCCGTTCAGGCGGCGCTGGATGACTTCGACTTTGATCGCGCCATCAGCCTGCTCGGGGCGCTGCGCGAACTCGTCGACCGGGAACAAGGATGTCAAACCTCATGA
- a CDS encoding HD domain-containing phosphohydrolase: MSTKDRKTLLLVDDEPTNLQVLRQILQDDYRLLYARDGMRALELARQEHPDLILLDVMMPVMTGYETCSVLKLGADTRSIPVIFVSALTDEADEAAGFDAGGVDYIAKPVSAPIVKARVRTHLSLVRMDELRETRLQIVQRLGMAAEYKDNETGLHVIRMSHYSKILGLAIGMSEDEADELLNAAPMHDLGKIGIPDRILHKPGKLDDEEWAIMREHARIGAEIIGDHDSSLLRMASVVALTHHEKWDGSGYPEGLKGEKIPLVGRIVAIADVFDALTSERPYKKAWTVEAAIELLRAESGKHFDPVLVEHFIDQMPKILEVKARWAEAPTEGPVSAAQRAAATRTPSASEATTR, translated from the coding sequence ATGAGCACGAAAGATCGAAAGACCCTGCTGCTCGTCGATGACGAGCCGACCAATCTCCAGGTGCTGCGCCAGATCCTGCAGGACGACTACCGCCTGCTCTATGCCCGCGACGGCATGCGCGCCCTCGAACTGGCACGGCAGGAGCATCCGGACCTGATCCTGCTCGACGTGATGATGCCGGTCATGACCGGCTACGAGACCTGCTCGGTACTCAAACTGGGGGCCGATACCCGGTCGATTCCGGTGATTTTCGTGAGTGCCCTGACCGACGAAGCGGACGAGGCCGCCGGGTTCGATGCCGGCGGGGTGGACTACATCGCCAAGCCGGTGAGCGCGCCCATCGTCAAGGCGCGGGTGCGCACCCACCTGTCGCTGGTGCGCATGGACGAGCTGCGCGAAACTCGACTGCAGATCGTGCAGCGCCTGGGCATGGCGGCCGAATACAAGGACAACGAGACCGGCCTGCACGTGATCCGCATGAGTCACTACTCGAAGATTCTCGGCCTGGCGATCGGCATGAGCGAAGACGAAGCGGACGAGCTGCTCAACGCGGCACCCATGCATGATCTGGGCAAGATCGGCATCCCCGATCGCATTCTCCACAAACCGGGCAAGCTCGACGACGAAGAGTGGGCCATCATGCGCGAGCACGCCCGCATTGGCGCCGAGATCATCGGCGATCATGATTCATCGCTGTTGCGCATGGCCAGCGTGGTGGCGCTGACCCACCATGAAAAATGGGACGGCAGCGGCTACCCCGAAGGACTCAAGGGCGAGAAGATTCCGCTGGTGGGCCGGATTGTCGCCATTGCCGACGTCTTCGACGCGCTCACCAGCGAGCGCCCCTACAAGAAGGCCTGGACCGTCGAGGCCGCGATCGAGTTGCTGCGTGCCGAGAGCGGCAAGCACTTCGATCCGGTGCTGGTCGAGCACTTCATCGATCAGATGCCGAAGATCCTCGAAGTGAAAGCCAGATGGGCCGAGGCGCCGACCGAGGGCCCGGTGAGCGCTGCCCAGCGTGCAGCCGCTACGCGGACACCGTCGGCCAGCGAAGCCACCACGCGCTAG